A region from the Gallus gallus isolate bGalGal1 chromosome 25, bGalGal1.mat.broiler.GRCg7b, whole genome shotgun sequence genome encodes:
- the LOC101751678 gene encoding trichohyalin isoform X16, with product MSHFLDSVSTIITVFYQHAKEDGDQSKLNRRKMKEFIEKEFADAIVNPHDPQTIEKILQFLEWDGDGEIDFNEFLLLVFRVAKACYWYLQKGQCLLQRTKLITSSKTIQEPEIKNRGSRQQLQEEEPQTLERNRHPPCIPEPQPDTRVQDLETHEETGSHRQQHNTQSRADARQSTRPSEIIPQEYEEQTQEPCDQRSRQRRQPPELDRLGDLQSHKHGSLKAAQNDERQNQEKPQREQLADVRSCSHSCEPQLLPDRRSDRQPREPALPAYDQRNHRPQDQEAVAHGRSSRRPHEPEEADRGRHNQPRNPELLKDERSRNHLRKLEQKELERSSRQPCKPECLDSERLHQSYLQEPLVISHKYNNTRELEEDYYEQGKTQKDRKSCESMMEERTQEDSVAEAEATVKIRRETQKREREEEAKRPRESARYQRTQENTVAEAEADVEIHRVSRGRERELEDRRPHESVRHVKTQENIVAEAEADVEIRRVSREREREQEDRRPRDSERYDRTREDIVAEAEANVEIRRVSRGREREEDRRPDELVRYVKTQEDIVAEAEADVQIPCVSRKREREGKLRRPRESVRYERTREDIAAEAEADVEIRHVTQKRETGQEDRKPRESQRYDKTREDVVAEAEADVEIRRVSRGREREQEDRRPRESQSYERTREDIAAEAEADVEIHRVSRERKREEEARRPRELLRSGQRWEDIVAEAEADVEIHRVSREREREEEARRPRDSVRYERTREDVVAEAEADVEIRRVSRGREREQEDRRPRESQRYERTREDIAAEAEADVEIRRVSQGREREQEDRRPRESQRYERTREDIVAEAEADVEIRRVSRGREREEARRPHQLVRYVKTQEDLVAEAEANVEIHRVSREREREEEARRPRDSVRYERTREDIAAEAEADVEIRRVSRGREREEARRPNELVRYVKTQEDTVAEAEADVEIHHVSREREREEEARRPRDSVRYERTREDIVAEAEADVEIRRVSRGREREQEDRRPRESQRHERTREDIAAEAEANVEIRRVSRERKREEEARRPRDSVRYERTREDTVAEAEADVEIRRVSRGREREEARRPCELVRYVKTQEDIVAEAEADVEIHRVSREREREEEARRPRDSVRYERTREDIAAEAEADVEIRRVSRGREREQEDRRPRESQRYERTREDIVAEAEADVEIRRVSRGREREQDDRRPRESQRYERTREDIVAEAEAEVEIHRVSRGREREEARRPDDSVRYVKTQEDIVAEAEADVEIRRVSREREREEEARRPRDSVRYERTQENIVAEAEADVEIRRVSRGRKREEEARRPRESQRYERTREDIVAEADLEIRRVSRERKREEEARRPRESQRYERTREDIVAEAEADVEIRRVSRGREREEARRPRESVRYVKTQEDIVAEAEADVEIYRVSREREREEARRPRDSVRYDRTREDIAAEAEADVEICRVSRGREREEARRPNELVRYVKTQEDTVAEAEADVEIHRVSREREREEEARRPRDSVRYERTREDIVAEAEADVEIRRVSRGREREQEDRRPRESQRYERTQEDIVAEAEADVEIRRVSRGREREQEDRRPHKSQRYERTREDIAAEAEADVEIRRVSRGREREQEDRRPRESQRYERTREDIVAEAEADVEIRRVSRGREREEARRPRDSVRYERTREDIVAEAEADVEIHRVSREREREEEARRPRDSVRYERTREDIVAEAEADVEIRRVSQGREREQEARRPCESQRYERTREDIVAEAEADVEIRRVSRGREREQDDRRPRESQRYERTREDIVAEAEAEVEIHRASRGREREEARRPDDSVRYVKTREDIVAEAEAEVEIRRVSREREREEEARRPRDSVRYERTQENIVAEAEADVEIRRVSRGREREQEDRRPRESQRYERTREDIVAEAEADVEIRRVSREREREEEARRPRDSVRYERTREDIVAEAEAEVEIHRASRGREREEARRPDDSVRYVKTREDIVAEAEADVEIRRVSQGREREQEARRPRESQRYERTREDIVAEAEAEVEIRRVSRGREREEARRPNELVRYVKTREDIVAEAEADVEIRRVSRGREREQEARRPRESQRYERTREDIVAEAEADVEIRRVSQERERQEEARRPRDSVRYDRTREDIVAEAEADVEIRHVTQKREREQEDRRPRKSQRYERTREDIVAEAEAEVEIRRVSRGREREEARRPNELVRYVKTREDSVAEAEAEVEIRRVSREREREEEARRPRDSVRYERTREDIVAEADLEIRWVSRERKREEEARRPRESQRYERTREDIVAEAEADVEIHRVTREREREEARKPRDSVRYERTREDIVAEAEADVEIRRVSRGREREQEDRRPHESQRYERTREDIVAEADVQIHRVSQKREREQEARRPRESVRYEKTQEDILAEAEADVEIRHVSREREREEARRPRESLRYERTQEDIVTDAEAEVCREEVERADSLHEYEEAVKERRAVRSRAREEAPVRERRLDRQRDLEVERNRFPVRDDQGERQERSLYQTVDVDSRDLVPPGEVPSVTDVRVRYIPSDPDVRPEVQAVPEPCEPQSIAYLIHVIQNLNDPKATTYEIICQQSNDSGQPVYVRKCYVSPQPPVGPCKESSVLEPELQHLPSSSSQENARELEEPRKGEIRERSATGVKEGASAPELDSLKDDTSQAETREDRRDHQSPSVHDVEEKNHQPEGDGPKATEEEVSQEAESQGNKDREAKSRSPAARAPELQEAHKQGQQAAEEPRHPVPQRDEAGCCHEDAELPSPDRSRQAREEENSKRSSQQENNTQPQREEERSPMAPQALSHPMRDEAKAP from the exons ATGTCTCACTTCTTAGATAGTGTTTCCACCATCATTACTGTCTTTTACCAACATGCAAAGGAAGATGGAGACCAATCCAAACTCAACCGAAGAAAGATGAAGGAGTTCATCGAGAAGGAATTTGCAGATGCCATAGTG AACCCACATGACCCTCAGACAATTGAAAAGATTCTGCAGTTTCTGGagtgggatggagatggggaaatTGATTTTAATGAGTTCCTGCTTTTGGTATTCAGAGTAGCTAAGGCCTGCTACTGGTACCTGCAGAAGGGACAATGCCTTctgcaaagaacaaaactgaTAACCAGCAGCAAGACAATCCAAGAGCCTGAAATTAAGAACAGAGGGAGCCGTCAGCAGCTCCAGGAAGAGGAACCACAAACACTTGAGCGTAATCGCCATCCCCCCTGCATACCTGAGCCACAACCAGACACAAGGGTACAGGATCTTGAGACACACGAGGAGACAGGAAGTCATCGCCAGCAACATAacacacaaagcagagctgatGCAAGACAAAGCACCAGGCCGAGTGAAATAATCCCTCAGGAATATGAAGAACAAACCCAAGAGCCATGCGACCAACGAAGCAGACAAAGACGTCAGCCACCTGAGCTGGACAGACTGGGAGATTTACAAAGCCACAAGCATGGCAGCTTGAAGGCAGCACAGAATGATGAGAGACAAAATCAAGAGAAGCCTCAACGAGAGCAACTGGCAGacgtgaggagctgcagccattcCTGTgaaccacagctgctgccagacCGGCGGAGTGACCGTCAGCCACGTGAGCCAGCATTGCCAGCTTATGATCAAAGAAACCATAGACCACAAGATCAAGAGGCAGTGGCACATGGCAGAAGCAGCCGTCGGCCACATGAGCCAGAAGAAGCAGATAGAGGAAGGCACAATCAACCACGAAATCCTGAATTACTCAAAGATGAGAGAAGCCGCAACCACCTACGTAAGTTGGAACAAAAAGAACTTGAAAGAAGCAGCCGCCAGCCGTGCAAGCCTGAATGCCTGGATTCAGAAAGGCTGCATCAGTCATACCTCCAGGAACCGCTAGTAATAAGCCATAAATACAATAATACAAGGGAGCTGGAAGAAGATTATTACGAACAAGGGAAAACTCAGAAGGACAGAAAATCATGTGAATCCATGATGGAAGAAAGAACACAAGAGGACAGTGTGGCAGAAGCTGAAGCCACTGTAAAGATCCGCCGTGAGACccaaaaaagggagagagaagaggaggccaaGAGACCACGTGAATCGGCCAGGTACCAGAGGACACAGGAGAACACTGTGGCTGAAGCGGAAGCTGATGTGGAGATCCACCGTGTGAGccgaggaagggagagagaactggAGGACAGGAGACCTCATGAATCAGTGAGACATGTGAAAACACAAGAGAATAttgtggctgaagctgaagctgatGTGGAGATCCGCCGTGTGTCCCGGGAACGGGAGAGAGAACAAGAGGACAGGAGACCCCGTGACTCAGAGAGGTATGACAGGACACGGGAGGACAttgtggctgaagctgaagccAATGTGGAGATCCGCCGTGTGTCccgaggaagggagagagaagaggacAGGAGACCCGATGAGTTGGTGAGGTATGTGAAAACACAAGAGGACAttgtggctgaagctgaagctgatGTGCAGATCCCCTGTGTGTCCCGAAAAcgggagagggaggggaagcTCAGGAGACCCCGTGAATCAGTGAGGTATGAGAGAACACGGGAGGACATTGCGGCAGAAGCGGAAGCCGATGTGGAGATCCGCCACGTGACCCAAAAACGGGAAACAGGACAAGAGGACAGGAAACCACGTGAATCACAGAGGTATGATAAGACACGGGAGGATGttgtggctgaagctgaagccGATGTGGAGATCCGCCGTGTGTCccgaggaagggagagagaacaaGAGGACAGGAGACCACGTGAATCACAGAGCTATGAGAGGACACGGGAGGACATTGCGGCGGAAGCTGAAGCCGATGTGGAGATCCACCGGGTGAGCCGGGAAcggaagagagaagaggaggccagGAGACCTCGTGAATTGTTGAGGTCAGGACAGAGATGGGAGGACAttgtggctgaagctgaagccGATGTGGAGATCCACCGTGTGTCCCGGGAACgggaaagagaagaggaggccagGAGACCTCGTGACTCAGTGAGGTATGAGAGGACACGGGAGGACGttgtggctgaagctgaagccGATGTGGAGATCCGCCGTGTGTCccgaggaagggagagagaacaaGAGGACAGGAGACCACGTGAATCACAGAGGTATGAGAGGACACGGGAGGACATTGCGGCAGAAGCTGAAGCTGATGTGGAGATCCGCCGTGTGTCccaaggaagggagagagaacaaGAGGACAGGAGACCACGTGAATCACAGAGGTATGAGAGGACACGGGAGGACAttgtggctgaagctgaagctgatGTGGAGATCCGCCGTGTGTCccgaggaagggagagagaagaggcCAGGAGACCCCATCAGTTGGTGAGGTATGTGAAAACACAAGAGGACCttgtggctgaagctgaagctaATGTGGAGATCCATCGTGTGTCCCGGGAACgggagagagaagaggaggccagGAGACCCCGTGACTCAGTGAGGTATGAGAGGACACGGGAGGACATTGCGGCGGAAGCTGAAGCCGATGTGGAGATCCGCCGTGTGTCccgaggaagggagagagaagaggcCAGGAGACCCAATGAGCTGGTGAGGTATGTGAAAACACAAGAGGACActgtggctgaagctgaagccGATGTGGAGATCCACCATGTGTCCCGGGAACgggaaagagaagaggaggccagGAGACCCCGTGACTCAGTGAGGTATGAGAGGACACGGGAGGACAttgtggctgaagctgaagccGATGTGGAGATCCGCCGTGTGTCccgaggaagggagagagaacaaGAGGACAGGAGACCACGTGAATCACAGAGGCATGAGAGAACACGGGAGGACATTGCGGCGGAAGCTGAAGCTAATGTGGAGATCCGCCGTGTGAGCCGGGAAcggaagagagaagaggaggccagGAGACCTCGTGACTCAGTGAGGTATGAGAGGACACGGGAGGACACTGTGGCTGAAGCGGAAGCTGATGTGGAGATCCGCCGTGTGTCccgaggaagggagagagaagaggcCAGGAGACCCTGTGAGTTGGTGAGGTATGTGAAAACACAAGAGGACAttgtggctgaagctgaagccGATGTGGAGATCCATCGTGTGTCCCGGGAACgggaaagagaagaggaggccagGAGACCCCGTGACTCAGTGAGGTATGAGAGGACACGGGAGGACATTGCggctgaagctgaagctgatGTGGAGATCCGCCGTGTGTCccgaggaagggagagagaacaaGAGGACAGGAGACCACGTGAATCACAGAGGTATGAGAGGACACGGGAGGACAttgtggctgaagctgaagccGATGTGGAGATCCGCCGTGTGTCccgaggaagggagagagaacaaGACGACAGGAGACCACGTGAATCACAGAGGTATGAGAGGACACGGGAGGACAttgtggctgaagctgaagctgaagtGGAGATCCACCGTGTGTCccgaggaagggagagagaggaggcCAGGAGACCCGATGACTCAGTGAGGTATGTGAAAACACAAGAGGACAttgtggctgaagctgaagccGATGTGGAGATCCGCCGTGTGAGCCGAGAAcgggagagggaagaggaggccAGGAGACCCCGTGACTCAGTGAGGTATGAGAGGACACAAGAGAATAttgtggctgaagctgaagccGATGTGGAGATCCGCCGTGTGTCCcgaggaaggaagagagaagaggaggccagGAGACCACGTGAATCACAGAGGTATGAGAGGACACGGGAGGAC ATCGTGGCTGAAGCTGATTTGGAGATCCGCCGGGTGAGCCGGGAAcggaagagagaagaggaggccagGAGACCACGTGAATCACAGAGGTATGAGAGGACACGGGAGGACAttgtggctgaagctgaagctgatGTGGAGATCCGCCGTGTGTCccgaggaagggaaagagaagaggcCAGGAGACCCCGTGAGTCGGTGAGGTATGTGAAAACACAAGAGGACAttgtggctgaagctgaagccGATGTGGAGATCTACCGTGTGTCCAGGGAACGGGAGAGGGAAGAGGCCAGGAGACCCCGTGATTCAGTTAGGTATGACAGAACACGGGAGGACATTGCGGCTGAAGCTGAAGCCGATGTGGAGATCTGCCGTGTGTCccgaggaagggagagagaagaggcCAGGAGACCCAATGAGCTGGTGAGGTATGTGAAAACACAAGAGGACActgtggctgaagctgaagccGATGTGGAGATCCACCGTGTGTCCCGGGAACgggaaagagaagaggaggccagGAGACCCCGTGACTCAGTGAGGTATGAGAGGACACGGGAGGACATTGTGGCGGAAGCTGAAGCTGATGTGGAGATCCGCCGTGTGTCccgaggaagggagagagaacaaGAGGACAGGAGACCACGTGAATCACAGAGGTATGAGAGGACACAGGAGGACATTGTAGCGGAAGCTGAAGCCGATGTGGAGATCCGCCGTGTGTCccgaggaagggagagagaacaaGAGGACAGGAGACCACATAAATCACAGAGGTATGAGAGGACACGGGAGGACATTGCGGCGGAAGCGGAAGCTGATGTGGAGATCCGCCGTGTGTCccgaggaagggagagagaacaaGAGGACAGGAGACCACGTGAATCACAGAGGTATGAGAGGACACGGGAGGACAttgtggctgaagctgaagccGATGTGGAGATCCGCCGTGTGTCccgaggaagggagagagaagaggcCAGGAGACCCCGTGACTCAGTGAGGTATGAGAGGACACGGGAGGACAttgtggctgaagctgaagccGATGTGGAGATCCATCGTGTGTCCCGGGAACgggaaagagaagaggaggccagGAGACCCCGTGACTCAGTGAGGTATGAGAGGACACGGGAGGACAttgtggctgaagctgaagccGATGTGGAGATCCGCCGTGTGTCccaaggaagggagagagaacaaGAGGCCAGGAGACCATGTGAATCACAGAGGTATGAGAGAACACGGGAGGACATTGTGGCGGAAGCTGAAGCTGATGTGGAGATCCGCCGTGTGTCccgaggaagggagagagaacaaGACGACAGGAGACCACGTGAATCACAGAGGTATGAGAGGACACGGGAGGACATcgtggctgaagctgaagctgaagtGGAGATCCACCGTGCGTCccgaggaagggagagagaggaggcCAGGAGACCCGATGACTCAGTGAGGTATGTGAAAACACGAGAGGACAttgtggctgaagctgaagctgaagtGGAGATCCGCCGTGTGAGCCGAGAAcgggagagggaagaggaggccAGGAGACCCCGTGACTCAGTGAGGTATGAGAGGACACAAGAGAATAttgtggctgaagctgaagccGATGTGGAGATCCGCCGTGTGTCccgaggaagggagagagaacaaGAGGACAGGAGACCACGTGAATCACAGAGGTATGAGAGGACACGGGAGGACATcgtggctgaagctgaagccGATGTGGAGATCCGCCGTGTGAGCCGAGAAcgggagagggaagaggaggccAGGAGACCCCGTGACTCAGTGAGGTATGAGAGGACACGGGAGGAC AttgtggctgaagctgaagctgaagtGGAGATCCACCGTGCGTCccgaggaagggagagagaggaggcCAGGAGACCCGATGACTCAGTGAGGTATGTGAAAACACGAGAGGACAttgtggctgaagctgaagccGATGTGGAGATCCGCCGTGTGTCccaaggaagggagagagaacaaGAGGCCAGGAGACCACGTGAATCACAGAGGTATGAGAGGACACGGGAGGACATcgtggctgaagctgaagctgaagtGGAGATCCGCCGTGTGTCccgaggaagggagagagaggaggcCAGGAGACCCAATGAGTTGGTGAGGTATGTGAAAACACGAGAGGACAttgtggctgaagctgaagccGATGTGGAGATCCGCCGTGTGTCccgaggaagggagagagaacaaGAGGCCAGGAGACCACGTGAATCACAGAGGTATGAGAGGACACGGGAGGACAttgtggctgaagctgaagccGATGTGGAGATCCGCCGTGTGAGCCAAGAACGGGAGAGGCAAGAGGAGGCCAGGAGACCCCGTGACTCAGTGCGTTATGACAGAACACGGGAGGACAttgtggctgaagctgaagccGATGTGGAGATCCGCCACGTGACccaaaaaagggagagagaacaaGAGGACAGGAGACCACGTAAATCACAGAGGTATGAGAGGACACGGGAGGACATcgtggctgaagctgaagctgaagtGGAGATCCGCCGTGTGTCccgaggaagggagagagaggaggcCAGGAGACCCAATGAGTTGGTGAGGTATGTGAAAACACGAGAGGACAGcgtggctgaagctgaagctgaagtGGAGATCCGCCGTGTGAGCCGAGAAcgggagagggaagaggaggccAGGAGACCCCGTGACTCAGTGAGGTATGAGAGGACACGGGAGGACATCGTGGCTGAAGCTGATTTGGAGATCCGCTGGGTGAGCCGGGAAcggaagagagaagaggaggccagGAGACCACGTGAATCACAGAGGTATGAGAGGACACGGGAGGACAttgtggctgaagctgaagccGATGTGGAGATCCACCGTGTGACCCGGGAACGGGAGAGGGAAGAGGCCAGGAAACCTCGTGACTCAGTGAGGTATGAGAGGACACGGGAGGACATTGTGGCTGAAGCCGAAGCCGATGTGGAGATCCGCCGTGTGTCccgaggaagggagagagaacaaGAGGACAGGAGACCTCATGAATCACAGAGGTATGAGAGGACACGGGAGGACATTGTCGCTGAAGCTGATGTGCAGATCCACCGCGTGTCtcaaaaaagggagagagaacaaGAGGCCAGAAGACCCCGTGAATCAGTGAGGTATGAGAAGACACAGGAGGATATtttggctgaagctgaagccGATGTGGAGATCCGCCACGTGTCCCGGGAACGGGAGAGAGAAGAGGCCAGGAGACCCCGTGAATCATTGAGGTATGAGAGGACACAAGAGGACATTGTGACTGATGCTGAAGCAGAGGTTTGTCGTGAGGAGGTAGAAAGGGCAGATTCCCTCCATGAGTATGAGGAAGCTGTGAAGGAGAGGAGGGCTGTACGGTCACGAGCGAGGGAAGAGGCCCCTGTAAGAGAAAGGAGGCTTGATCGTCAGCGGGACCTGGAAGTGGAGCGAAATAGGTTCCCAGTACGCGATGATCAGGGAGAAAGGCAGGAGAGAAGCCTCTACCAAACTGTGGATGTTGATAGCAGAGACCTTGTTCCCCCCGGTGAAGTTCCATCTGTCACTGATGTGAGGGTCCGCTATATCCCCTCTGACCCTGATGTACGCCCAGAGGTACAGGCTGTCCCTGAGCCCTGTGAGCCTCAATCCATCGCGTATTTGATCCATGTTATCCAGAACCTGAATGATCCCAAAGCTACCACATATGAGATCATCTGCCAGCAGTCCAATGATTCAGGGCAGCCTGTCTATGTAAGGAAATGCTACGTTTCACCACAGCCACCAGTTGGGCCGTGCAAAGAAAGCAGCGTCCTGGAGCCCGAACTGCAGCATCTGCCATCTTCCAGTTCCCAGGAAAATGCAAGGGAGCTCGAGGAGCCCAGGAAAGGTGAGATACGGGAAAGGTCTGCAACAGGAGTGAAGGAAGGGGCTTCTGCCCCTGAGTTGGATAGCTTGAAGGATGACACCAGCCAGGCTGAGACTAGGGAAGACAGGAGGGACCACCAGAGTCCCAGTGTGCATGACGTGGAAGAGAAGAATCATCAGCCAGAGGGTGATGGACCAAAAGCCACTGAAGAGGAAGTCTCACAGGAAGCCGAATCCCAAGGAAACAAAGACAGGGAGGCCAAGAGCCGTTCACCTGCAGCCCGGgctccagagctgcaggaagctcACAAGCAGGGCCAGCAAGCTGCAGAAGAACCACGTCACCCAGTGCCCCAAAGGGACGAAGCTGGCTGCTGCCATGAGGATGCAGAGCTCCCTTCACCAGACAGGAGCCGCCAGGCACgagaagaggaaaacagcaaaaggagCTCCCAGCAAGAGAATAACACTCAGCCTCAACGTGAGGAGGAACGCAGCCCCATGGCCCCACAAGCACTAAGCCATCCTATGAGGGATGAGGCCAAGGCACCCTGA